One Paralichthys olivaceus isolate ysfri-2021 chromosome 8, ASM2471397v2, whole genome shotgun sequence genomic region harbors:
- the p4hb gene encoding protein disulfide-isomerase → MLCACVFVCVCVCVRVCARSREQLIHFQVHSSTVQSHFNTNCFRPDKCACAPRPTPPVSACGATLVAVDTKHQPLSQPLDEEETVKPRPIPPPSHRRRPSPQLPSLCPKETFRRLTMLKLLLVCTLAVASRAEVTEEEDVLVLKKSNLEEALKAHPNILVEFYAPWCGHCKALAPEYAKAAGMLKAEGSAIRLGKVDATEETELAQEYGVRGYPTIKFFKGGEKESPKEYSAGRQADDIVAWLKKRTGPAVATLAGVTEAESLIADNEVAVIGFFKDAESAGAKAYEKAAEAIDDIPFAKTSDDDVFSKFEVSKDSVVLFKKFDEGRNTFDEELTKEKLLAFIKANQLPLVIEFTEQTAPKIFGGEIKSHILMFLPKAAADFQDKMDQFKKAAEGFKGRILFIFIDSDVDDNQRILEFFGLKKDECPAIRLITLEDEMTKYKPESDSITAESITDFCKRFIDGKLKPHLMSQDIPTDWDKNPVKVLVGKNFEEVAFNPAQNVFVEFYAPWCGHCKQLTPIWEKLAEKYKDSVDTIVAKMDSTVNEIEAVKVHSFPTLKFFPAGDDRKVIDYNGERTLEGFTKFLESGGKDGGAPAGDDEDLDAEDLDDIDGQDEDSDGEDGGDDDGHDEL, encoded by the exons atgctgtgtgcgtgtgtgtttgtgtgtgtgtgtgtgtgtgtgcgtgtgtgcgcgcgcagcagagagcagctcaTTCACTTCCAGGTGCACTCCTCCACGGTCCAGTCACATTTCAACACGAACTGCTTTCGGCCTGATAAATGCGCATGCGCACCACGGCCGACCCCTCCGGTTTCTGCGTGCGGTGCCACGTTAGTAGCGGTAGACACAAAACACCAGCCACTCTCACAGCCTTTGGACGAGGAAGAAACCGTAAAACCGAGACCGATTCCCCCCCCGTCACACCGCCGCCGACCGTCTCCGCAGCTCCCGTCTCTCTGTCCGAAGGAAACATTTAGGAGGCTAACTATGCTGAAGTTGCTGCTCGTCTGCACACTGGCCGTGGCCAGCAGGGCTGAGGTCACCGAGGAGGAAGATGTCCTGGTGCTGAAGAAGAGTAACTTGGAAGAGGCTCTCAAAGCTCACCCCAACATCCTGGTTGAATTCT ACGCCCCATGGTGTGGTCACTGCAAGGCCCTGGCCCCAGAGTATGCCAAGGCCGCTGGCATGCTGAAGGCCGAGGGGTCAGCCATCCGCCTGGGTAAAGTGGACGCCACAGAGGAGACGGAACTTGCACAAGAGTACGGTGTCCGGGGATACCCCACAATTAAATTCTTCAAGGGTGGAGAGAAGGAGTCCCCCAAAGAGTACTCTG CTGGCAGGCAGGCAGATGACATTGTCGCTTGGCTGAAAAAGCGCACAGGACCAGCCGTCGCCACCCTGGCTGGGGTCACGGAGGCCGAGTCTCTTATCGCTGACAATGAGGTTGCAGTCATCGGATTCTTTAAG GATGCAGAATCTGCTGGTGCCAAAGCCTACGAAAAGGCAGCTGAGGCCATAGACGACATTCCTTTTGCCAAGACctctgatgatgatgttttctcCAAGTTTGAAGTGTCGAAGGACAGCGTTGTCCTCTTCAAGAAG TTCGACGAGGGCCGCAATACCTTTGACGAAGAGCTGACCAAAGAAAAACTCCTGGCTTTTATCAAAGCCAACCAGCTGCCACTGGTCATTGAGTTCACTGAGCAG ACTGCCCCTAAAATCTTTGGTGGAGAGATCAAGTCCCACATCCTCATGTTTCTGCCTAAAGCTGCTGCAGACTTCCAGGACAAAATGGACCAGTTTAAGAAGGCTGCAGAGGGATTCAAGGGCCGG ATCCTGTTCATTTTCATTGACAGCGACGTGGATGACAACCAGCGTATCTTGGAGTTCTTTGGCCTGAAGAAAGATGAGTGCCCAGCCATCCGCCTCATCACCCTGGAGGATGAAATGACAAAGTACAAGCCAGAGAGCGACTCCATCACAGCAGAGAGCATCACTGATTTCTGCAAACGGTTCATTGATGGCAAACTCAAG CCTCATCTCATGAGCCAGGACATCCCTACAGACTGGGACAAAAACCCTGTCAAAGTGTTGGTGGGCAAGAACTTTGAGGAGGTCGCCTTCAATCCTGCTCAGAATGTCTTTGTGGAATTCT ATGCACCTTGGTGTGGACACTGCAAACAGCTGACTCCCATCTGGGAGAAGCTTGCAGAGAAGTACAAGGACAGTGTGGACACCATCGTGGCAAAGATGGATTCAACAGTCAATGAGATCGAGGCAGTAAAAGTCCATAGCTTTCCTACTCTCAAGTTCTTCCCTGCTGGAGATGACCGCAAG GTGATTGACTACAATGGGGAGAGAACACTGGAAGGCTTCACCAAGTTCCTAGAGAGCGGCGGCAAGGACGGCGGCGCCCCTGCAGGGGACGATGAAGATCTGGATGCAGAG GATTTGGATGATATAGATGGACAGGACGAGGACTCTGATGGCGAGGATGGAGGTGATGACGATGGACACGATGAGTTGTAG